Proteins from a single region of Bdellovibrio bacteriovorus HD100:
- a CDS encoding trypsin-like peptidase domain-containing protein, whose translation MSPKISSMAKKAHEATRAVVRILVQGFSETDPRSILDPRFAAPEQWSASGFFIQLHGESGYILTNSHVVRNSVRIEVRSTLTSDETFRAEVLGMVEDLEPDVALLRLGREDIKRFLKLTGLKKIPALKLGFDVKVYRGEEVKTIGFPLGVDEPHFSGGEISNFIAGSGDTTERMVTDAAINFGNSGGPALVEGGWVVGINTAVIEGAENFSFITPIHLAKHVLETFLKKDKASLSRLGLLIQKNSDWNSRVLGVPADAGVIVRKVFPGSPAASMGLQSRDVILAIAGEALDRHGNVLPMASDRKRNIYDAIHDVPEGGVLDVAILRRKKHLNLRGRMFAWESGEISRRPVLVDRAYLSFGGMILQDICTDVVSALIAFGYSRDQILRDFYLGGSKLVVSYVVPGSPADEMGISVADFVTSVQGAPVGDVPSFAKELTLARGRKPASILVEMVSGAFGNFMTSRLAAEDLEIQMMRIPGSATLG comes from the coding sequence ATGTCCCCAAAGATTTCCAGCATGGCAAAAAAGGCCCACGAGGCCACGCGAGCTGTCGTTCGTATCCTTGTACAAGGATTTAGCGAAACGGATCCTCGTTCTATTTTGGACCCGCGCTTTGCTGCTCCGGAACAGTGGAGCGCCTCCGGATTTTTCATCCAGCTTCACGGGGAGTCCGGATACATTCTGACCAATTCACATGTTGTTCGAAACTCTGTGCGTATTGAAGTGCGATCGACACTGACCAGTGACGAGACCTTTCGTGCCGAAGTGCTGGGAATGGTGGAGGATCTGGAGCCCGACGTGGCTCTTTTAAGGTTGGGCCGGGAGGACATTAAACGTTTTCTGAAACTGACAGGTTTAAAAAAGATCCCGGCATTAAAGCTGGGCTTTGACGTGAAGGTGTATCGTGGGGAGGAGGTCAAAACAATCGGATTTCCCTTGGGTGTGGATGAACCTCATTTCTCTGGCGGGGAGATCTCGAACTTTATTGCCGGCTCGGGCGACACCACTGAGCGCATGGTTACCGATGCGGCCATTAATTTTGGGAACAGTGGCGGGCCGGCTCTGGTGGAGGGAGGCTGGGTTGTCGGCATTAACACCGCCGTCATTGAGGGCGCAGAAAATTTCAGCTTTATCACCCCGATTCATCTCGCGAAGCATGTTCTGGAAACCTTTCTAAAAAAAGACAAGGCCTCACTTTCACGCTTGGGATTGTTGATTCAGAAGAATTCAGATTGGAACAGCCGGGTGTTGGGGGTTCCAGCGGATGCCGGCGTGATCGTGCGCAAGGTATTTCCAGGGAGTCCTGCGGCGTCCATGGGACTGCAAAGCCGGGATGTGATTTTGGCGATTGCCGGAGAGGCGCTGGATCGACATGGCAATGTGCTGCCGATGGCAAGTGACCGTAAAAGAAATATTTATGACGCTATTCACGATGTCCCTGAGGGCGGTGTGTTGGATGTCGCCATCCTTCGGCGGAAAAAACATCTGAATTTACGAGGCAGAATGTTTGCGTGGGAGTCAGGCGAGATTTCGCGCAGGCCTGTTTTGGTCGACAGGGCTTATTTGTCCTTTGGTGGGATGATCTTACAGGATATCTGTACGGATGTTGTGTCCGCCTTGATTGCATTTGGATACAGCCGGGATCAGATTCTTCGTGATTTCTATCTAGGGGGATCCAAGCTGGTGGTCTCTTATGTGGTCCCGGGCAGTCCGGCCGATGAAATGGGCATTTCAGTGGCTGACTTCGTAACATCGGTGCAGGGGGCGCCGGTGGGGGATGTGCCTTCATTTGCCAAAGAACTCACCTTGGCAAGGGGGCGGAAACCCGCCAGTATTTTGGTTGAAATGGTCTCTGGGGCCTTTGGAAACTTCATGACCTCCAGGCTGGCAGCGGAGGATCTTGAAATTCAGATGATGCGAATACCGGGATCCGCCACTTTGGGGTAG
- a CDS encoding U32 family peptidase, giving the protein MQTQSFKRPELLLPVGTKEMAMAAIHNGADAIFMGVPGFNARGRSYDFQIEEVKEIIDTCHLYGVKVNLAFNILIFQNELHKAAETLEKILPLKPDAFIVQDLGLVRLIRQMAPNQRVHGSTQMSISNAEAITWLDDLGIQRFVLARENSIKEIHSIKQNTDKEIEVFVHGALCVSYSGQCFTSEGIGGRSANRGQCAQSCRFNYEMYVDEEKRDLGGKSFLVSPQDLCGINEVPSLLEAGVDCFKVEGRLKTPEYVATAARSFDQAIESAQNHQALMNPVLLKKQMATAFSRGFFSGWFHGVDHQRLVEGTFSAHRGFEFGKVVRVKDSSLEVELTEENIQQGLKADFIQAGDGVLWVYQDRNGQSAEKGGFVFAVKSLNTRRFELEFSRDINMSEHFMGARVFYNHDKDLKRDVALSVEDKERKKRLPVSIHAEASLGQPLKVTYTDGRYTVSATSANVCEPAKSKGLNSLDLREELFALMGSPFRGHEFTCELDASTPLFLPARQVKELRQQLVKELTELRIQNGAAPELLTALAVGEWIEGNKTAEKAVPGAKLNLLLREKGQVEDFVNAIKSGDLTTAGLNLVILDFEFGLDFEPSLKLLKENGIKVGIATTRILKPNEHRNVKHLFNLNPDAILARNLGAVQWLQANNYQGQILGDFSLNVTNHLTAQYLLNKGLHSLCLGYDLNNVQVSELIQAGQAAQFEVTAYQYMPSFHMEHCVFAAFLSKGSSFKDCGKPCEKHQVKLKDQFGNWHQIKPDQECRNTMYNGTSQSAARYVKEWESLGLGYIRYEALKERHSELITKIQGHLDFISGKKDLESLIKDLGNVESYGLSESHFQREKEYQSRKK; this is encoded by the coding sequence ATGCAAACACAAAGCTTCAAACGTCCTGAATTGTTACTTCCTGTGGGTACCAAAGAGATGGCTATGGCCGCCATCCATAACGGGGCTGATGCCATTTTCATGGGTGTACCGGGTTTCAATGCCCGCGGGAGAAGCTATGATTTCCAAATCGAGGAAGTCAAAGAGATCATCGACACCTGCCACCTGTACGGCGTAAAGGTGAATCTGGCCTTCAACATTCTGATCTTCCAAAACGAACTGCACAAGGCTGCCGAGACTCTGGAAAAAATTCTTCCGCTAAAACCCGATGCCTTCATCGTTCAGGATCTGGGCTTGGTGCGTTTGATCCGTCAGATGGCGCCGAATCAGCGCGTGCACGGTTCCACACAGATGAGCATCAGCAATGCCGAAGCCATCACCTGGCTTGATGATCTGGGCATACAGCGCTTCGTATTGGCGCGTGAAAACTCGATCAAAGAAATTCACTCGATCAAACAAAACACCGACAAAGAAATCGAAGTCTTCGTGCACGGCGCTCTTTGTGTGAGTTATTCCGGTCAGTGTTTCACATCCGAAGGCATCGGTGGCCGTTCCGCCAACCGCGGTCAGTGCGCTCAAAGCTGCCGCTTCAACTACGAGATGTATGTCGATGAAGAAAAGCGTGACCTGGGTGGGAAGTCCTTCCTGGTGTCCCCGCAGGACCTTTGCGGCATCAACGAAGTGCCAAGCCTGCTGGAGGCCGGTGTGGACTGCTTCAAGGTCGAAGGCCGTTTGAAAACGCCTGAATACGTAGCCACCGCGGCTCGCAGTTTTGATCAGGCGATTGAGTCGGCACAAAATCATCAGGCCTTGATGAATCCGGTGCTTTTGAAAAAACAAATGGCCACCGCGTTTTCCCGGGGCTTCTTCAGCGGCTGGTTCCATGGCGTCGATCACCAAAGACTTGTGGAAGGCACATTCAGTGCCCACCGTGGTTTTGAGTTCGGTAAAGTTGTTCGCGTCAAGGACAGCTCTTTGGAAGTCGAACTGACCGAAGAAAACATCCAGCAGGGTCTGAAAGCCGACTTCATCCAGGCCGGTGACGGTGTGTTGTGGGTTTATCAGGACCGCAACGGACAAAGCGCTGAAAAAGGCGGATTCGTTTTCGCCGTAAAATCCCTGAATACCCGCCGTTTTGAATTGGAATTTTCTCGCGACATCAACATGAGTGAGCACTTCATGGGTGCTCGTGTGTTCTACAATCACGACAAGGACCTGAAGCGTGACGTGGCTTTGAGCGTGGAAGACAAGGAAAGAAAGAAGCGTCTTCCTGTGTCTATTCATGCAGAGGCGTCTTTGGGACAGCCTTTGAAGGTCACTTACACAGATGGTCGTTACACCGTTTCTGCAACGTCTGCAAACGTCTGTGAGCCTGCGAAATCCAAGGGTTTGAACTCTTTGGACTTGCGTGAAGAGCTGTTTGCTTTGATGGGAAGCCCGTTCCGCGGGCATGAGTTCACTTGCGAACTGGATGCTTCGACGCCGTTGTTCCTGCCGGCTCGTCAGGTGAAGGAATTGCGTCAGCAGTTGGTAAAAGAACTGACGGAGCTGCGCATTCAAAATGGCGCAGCACCAGAACTACTGACCGCCTTGGCGGTTGGTGAATGGATTGAAGGCAACAAGACGGCTGAAAAGGCTGTGCCGGGTGCCAAGTTGAATCTGCTTCTGCGTGAAAAAGGGCAGGTGGAAGACTTCGTGAACGCCATCAAATCCGGCGATCTGACGACAGCGGGATTGAATCTGGTGATCCTGGATTTCGAATTCGGTTTGGATTTTGAGCCCAGCTTGAAGCTGCTGAAAGAAAACGGCATCAAGGTGGGTATTGCCACCACCCGTATTTTGAAACCGAATGAACACCGCAATGTGAAGCATCTGTTCAATTTGAACCCGGATGCGATCCTGGCCAGAAACCTAGGTGCGGTTCAATGGCTGCAGGCCAATAACTATCAGGGCCAGATCCTGGGTGACTTCAGCTTGAACGTGACGAACCACCTGACGGCGCAATACCTGCTGAACAAGGGCCTTCACAGCCTTTGCCTGGGCTATGACTTAAACAATGTGCAGGTCAGTGAACTGATCCAAGCCGGTCAAGCCGCGCAATTTGAAGTGACGGCTTATCAGTACATGCCAAGCTTCCACATGGAGCACTGTGTGTTCGCAGCCTTCCTAAGCAAAGGTTCCAGTTTCAAAGACTGTGGCAAGCCATGTGAAAAGCACCAGGTGAAACTGAAAGACCAATTCGGCAACTGGCACCAGATCAAACCCGATCAGGAATGCCGTAATACCATGTACAACGGAACGTCCCAGTCGGCGGCCCGCTATGTGAAGGAATGGGAATCTTTGGGCTTGGGTTATATCCGCTATGAAGCCTTGAAAGAGCGTCACTCCGAGCTGATTACAAAAATTCAGGGCCACTTGGATTTCATCAGCGGTAAAAAGGATCTGGAGTCTTTGATCAAGGATCTGGGGAACGTGGAAAGTTATGGTTTGTCAGAGAGCCACTTCCAAAGAGAAAAAGAATACCAAAGTCGTAAGAAGTAA
- a CDS encoding chorismate mutase → METIQSLRQEIDQVHKEMHALLLRRRDLTMAVWKIKQQEGQPFFNAEREEQILKDFVNMDGKQGQDPAMDELLKGVMNSVLREYEKYLRSKFE, encoded by the coding sequence ATGGAAACAATCCAAAGTCTTCGTCAGGAAATTGATCAGGTTCATAAAGAAATGCATGCTCTGCTTTTGCGCCGCCGTGATTTGACTATGGCCGTGTGGAAAATCAAACAGCAGGAAGGCCAGCCCTTCTTCAATGCCGAACGTGAAGAACAAATCTTAAAAGACTTCGTCAATATGGACGGGAAACAAGGCCAGGATCCGGCGATGGATGAACTCCTAAAAGGGGTCATGAACTCGGTCCTTCGGGAATACGAAAAATATCTTCGCTCAAAATTTGAATAA
- a CDS encoding class I SAM-dependent rRNA methyltransferase: MTSAAVTFENTIETIELKRDVTKHLKQGHRWLFANCFDPSRNLKSGIHMLNYKGEALALGIWQGDTQLRFRVLVLAEEPIFRRNNMKRTLELYFENQWRKAVEIRKTFDLSVTNSFRLINGEGDGLPGLIVDVYNDTAVIKHDHPIMEKTWNAPAIAEKIQEAFPQVKCVYLKRRNDAEEKGVNIVGTLAPEVQFLENGVLFASNIRDAAKTGFFLDQRDNRKMIQHFAKDKTVLNLFSYTGGFSIFAAKGGAKEVTSVDIAKVAIQAVARNFEINDLKTVHHDVATDAFAYLEQLNTEKKKYDIVITDPPSFAPNEKSVEQAKAAYTKVFSNSIKLVNPEGLFAASSCSSHISTKEFMDICQEAFSRARKKATLVYIGGQPVDHPYPLAMEELRYLKFALFRLD; encoded by the coding sequence ATGACTTCTGCTGCCGTCACATTTGAAAACACCATTGAAACCATCGAGCTAAAACGTGACGTGACCAAACACTTAAAGCAAGGTCATCGCTGGCTTTTCGCCAACTGTTTTGATCCCAGCCGCAATCTGAAATCCGGAATTCATATGCTAAATTATAAGGGCGAAGCCCTGGCGTTGGGCATCTGGCAGGGCGACACTCAATTGCGTTTCCGAGTTCTGGTTTTGGCCGAAGAGCCCATCTTCCGCCGCAACAACATGAAGCGCACCCTGGAACTTTACTTTGAAAACCAGTGGCGCAAGGCTGTGGAGATTCGCAAAACCTTCGATCTGTCTGTGACCAATTCCTTCCGTCTGATCAACGGTGAAGGCGACGGCCTGCCGGGCCTGATCGTGGACGTTTACAACGACACGGCCGTGATCAAACACGATCACCCGATCATGGAAAAGACCTGGAATGCCCCGGCCATTGCCGAAAAAATCCAGGAAGCCTTCCCCCAGGTGAAATGCGTGTACCTGAAGCGCCGTAACGACGCTGAAGAAAAAGGTGTTAACATCGTGGGGACCCTGGCGCCGGAAGTTCAGTTCCTTGAAAACGGAGTCTTGTTCGCCTCCAACATCCGTGACGCCGCCAAGACCGGTTTCTTCCTGGATCAACGTGACAACCGCAAAATGATTCAACACTTTGCCAAAGACAAAACGGTGCTGAACCTGTTCAGCTATACTGGCGGCTTTTCCATCTTTGCCGCCAAAGGTGGCGCCAAAGAAGTCACCAGCGTGGATATCGCCAAAGTCGCTATTCAGGCCGTGGCCCGCAACTTTGAAATCAACGACCTTAAGACAGTTCACCATGATGTGGCGACCGATGCCTTTGCCTATCTTGAGCAGTTGAACACGGAAAAGAAAAAATACGATATCGTCATCACCGACCCGCCTAGCTTTGCCCCGAATGAAAAATCGGTTGAGCAAGCCAAGGCCGCTTACACCAAGGTATTCTCCAACTCCATCAAACTGGTGAACCCTGAAGGCCTGTTTGCGGCGAGTTCCTGCTCCAGCCATATCTCGACCAAAGAGTTCATGGATATCTGCCAGGAAGCCTTTTCCCGCGCACGCAAGAAAGCCACGCTGGTTTACATCGGCGGTCAGCCGGTGGATCACCCTTATCCTTTGGCGATGGAAGAGCTTCGTTATCTGAAGTTTGCCCTGTTCCGCTTGGACTAA
- a CDS encoding JmjC domain-containing protein has protein sequence MAQKKGSPKAASTVLDQKFWQNFAKNHWEKKPLVARNVKSGLLEMTDAEIFELLVAYSDRCREMNDPEGLKFFIDGAKADPEEVLELLPEKSDKSLLGYHKRMNAQFPDYCLVCDELLQVNLKKQHLLQDFTDDLFRHVGFPNRFSEIGLYLGNYRKTPFGVHVDSCGVFSFPVAGVKRFRLWPAAYGDEHPELDRTFNYEKHKKHSQLVEVGPGDMTYWPSSEWHIAESDGSFSATWSLGVWVDQTHGDMFGSALKDLVDTKLGSARLKVTTPFKALHDKSGEVGELPKIYQDSLKALKSLSAAELEEAFLKSWMKHISLQGFKTVPVSAVKVTAKSRLQLRSVRSPVLWQQSTGNKKAFSLSYGGVLVQSSSAGLLKMVKDLNAGKVCVPVQYLKIQGAKRDLGMLQELADAGAFHA, from the coding sequence ATGGCGCAAAAAAAGGGCTCCCCCAAGGCTGCATCCACCGTGCTTGATCAGAAGTTCTGGCAGAACTTCGCCAAGAACCATTGGGAGAAAAAGCCCCTGGTCGCCCGCAATGTGAAATCCGGCCTGCTGGAGATGACGGATGCCGAGATCTTTGAGCTGTTGGTGGCCTACAGTGACCGTTGCCGTGAAATGAATGACCCCGAAGGTTTGAAGTTCTTCATTGATGGCGCGAAAGCCGACCCGGAAGAAGTTTTAGAGTTGCTGCCGGAAAAGTCCGACAAGTCCTTGTTGGGCTATCACAAACGCATGAACGCCCAGTTCCCGGATTACTGTCTGGTCTGCGATGAGCTTTTGCAGGTGAATCTGAAAAAGCAGCATCTGTTGCAGGACTTTACCGACGATCTTTTCCGTCATGTGGGTTTTCCGAATCGTTTTTCTGAAATCGGTCTTTATCTGGGGAACTATCGCAAGACTCCGTTCGGGGTTCATGTGGATTCCTGTGGGGTGTTCAGCTTTCCGGTCGCCGGGGTGAAAAGATTCCGTCTGTGGCCCGCAGCTTATGGGGATGAACATCCTGAGCTGGATCGCACGTTCAACTATGAAAAGCACAAGAAGCATTCCCAGTTGGTCGAAGTCGGTCCGGGGGACATGACCTACTGGCCGTCGTCAGAGTGGCACATCGCCGAGTCTGACGGTTCTTTCAGTGCGACCTGGAGCTTGGGCGTGTGGGTGGATCAGACTCACGGGGATATGTTTGGATCTGCATTGAAAGATTTGGTTGATACGAAGCTGGGGTCTGCCCGACTGAAGGTCACAACGCCGTTTAAGGCTTTGCATGACAAGTCGGGTGAAGTCGGGGAGCTGCCAAAGATCTATCAGGATTCGCTTAAAGCGCTGAAGTCGCTGAGTGCTGCCGAACTTGAAGAGGCGTTCTTGAAATCCTGGATGAAGCACATCTCGCTTCAAGGATTTAAGACCGTGCCTGTGTCCGCGGTGAAGGTCACAGCAAAATCGCGTTTGCAGCTTCGCAGTGTTCGCTCGCCCGTGTTGTGGCAGCAGAGTACCGGGAACAAAAAAGCTTTCAGTTTGAGTTATGGTGGGGTTTTGGTTCAGAGCTCTTCTGCGGGACTTTTGAAGATGGTGAAGGACTTGAATGCCGGGAAGGTGTGTGTGCCGGTTCAGTACCTGAAGATTCAGGGGGCGAAGCGGGACCTTGGCATGTTGCAAGAGCTGGCGGATGCTGGGGCGTTTCATGCCTGA
- a CDS encoding malate dehydrogenase, whose product MKAPVRVAVTGAAGQIGYALLFRIASGAMLGADQPVILQLLEIPDEKAQKALKGVMMELEDCAFPLLHSMIATGDPAVAFKDADVALLVGARPRGPGMERKDLLTANGQIFTVQGEAIGKYANPNVKVLVVGNPANTNAYIAMKSAMKHGRVKAKNFTAMLRLDHNRALSQLATKTGKPVASFKKVAVWGNHSPTMYPDVRFATADGAKVPELLKLGTAEGDAWNKDTFIPTVGKRGAAIIEARGLSSAASAASAAVDHIRDWWLGTNGEWVTMGIPSDGSYDIPEGIMYGFPVTCKNGEYEIVKGLEIDAFSREKMNNTLKELNEEKDAVASML is encoded by the coding sequence ATGAAAGCTCCTGTTCGTGTAGCAGTTACCGGCGCTGCCGGCCAAATCGGTTATGCACTTCTTTTCCGTATCGCCAGCGGTGCGATGTTGGGTGCAGACCAACCAGTGATCCTTCAACTTCTAGAGATCCCAGACGAAAAAGCTCAAAAAGCGCTAAAGGGCGTGATGATGGAGCTTGAGGACTGCGCGTTCCCTCTATTGCACTCTATGATCGCTACGGGTGATCCTGCAGTTGCATTCAAAGACGCTGATGTGGCCCTTCTAGTTGGTGCACGTCCTCGTGGCCCAGGTATGGAGCGTAAAGATCTTCTGACTGCAAACGGTCAGATCTTCACTGTACAAGGTGAAGCGATCGGTAAATACGCTAATCCAAATGTAAAAGTTTTGGTTGTTGGTAACCCAGCAAACACAAACGCCTACATCGCGATGAAATCTGCGATGAAACACGGCCGCGTAAAAGCGAAAAACTTCACAGCAATGCTTCGTTTGGACCACAACCGTGCATTGTCTCAGTTGGCGACCAAAACCGGCAAACCAGTTGCTTCTTTCAAAAAAGTGGCAGTATGGGGTAACCACAGCCCAACGATGTACCCGGATGTTCGTTTCGCAACAGCTGATGGCGCAAAAGTTCCTGAGTTGTTGAAACTGGGCACGGCTGAAGGTGATGCTTGGAACAAAGACACGTTCATCCCGACAGTGGGTAAACGTGGTGCTGCGATCATCGAGGCTCGTGGTTTGTCTTCTGCAGCTTCTGCGGCTTCCGCAGCTGTGGATCACATCCGTGACTGGTGGTTGGGCACAAATGGCGAGTGGGTTACTATGGGTATCCCTTCTGATGGTTCTTATGACATCCCAGAAGGCATCATGTACGGCTTCCCAGTGACTTGCAAAAACGGCGAATACGAGATCGTAAAAGGTCTTGAGATCGACGCATTCTCTCGCGAGAAAATGAACAACACACTGAAAGAATTGAACGAAGAAAAAGACGCTGTTGCTTCTATGCTTTAA
- a CDS encoding type 1 glutamine amidotransferase domain-containing protein, protein MQKKVLIPLPSQDFDPTEVAIPWKVLNDSQVKVVFATPTGSEAVCDQHMLTGSRLGPLAPLLAADKNALKAYQELTQADEFHHPIKWDEISPDQFQGLLLPGGHAQGMKEYLESSLLQKTVSHFFEINKPVGAICHGVVLAARSQRPDGRSVLYGRKTTALLASQEMAAWVLTCTWMGNYYRTYPQTVESEVTAALASPKHFLKGPTPLFRDSSSNLGHGFVVQDGTYLSARWPGDAHVFANAFMKMLR, encoded by the coding sequence ATGCAAAAGAAAGTATTGATCCCTCTGCCCAGCCAAGACTTCGACCCGACCGAGGTGGCCATTCCCTGGAAAGTCCTGAATGACAGCCAAGTGAAAGTTGTCTTTGCAACCCCCACCGGAAGTGAAGCCGTTTGCGATCAACACATGTTGACTGGCTCCCGCCTTGGCCCGCTGGCACCGCTTCTTGCCGCCGATAAAAATGCCCTGAAAGCATATCAAGAACTGACCCAAGCCGACGAGTTTCATCACCCCATAAAATGGGACGAAATATCTCCAGATCAGTTCCAGGGGCTGCTGCTGCCCGGTGGCCATGCACAGGGAATGAAAGAGTATCTTGAATCATCGCTGCTGCAAAAAACAGTCAGCCATTTTTTTGAAATAAACAAACCCGTCGGCGCCATTTGCCACGGAGTTGTCCTGGCCGCCAGAAGCCAACGCCCAGATGGGCGAAGTGTCCTTTATGGTCGAAAAACCACCGCCCTTCTGGCCTCTCAGGAAATGGCGGCCTGGGTTCTGACTTGCACTTGGATGGGGAACTACTATCGAACCTATCCCCAAACAGTCGAAAGCGAAGTGACGGCTGCGCTGGCTTCGCCGAAACATTTTTTAAAAGGCCCGACACCTCTGTTCAGAGACAGTTCGTCGAACCTCGGTCATGGGTTTGTTGTCCAAGATGGGACCTATCTTTCCGCCCGCTGGCCTGGAGATGCTCATGTGTTCGCGAATGCCTTTATGAAGATGCTCCGATGA